A genomic window from Halorubrum lacusprofundi ATCC 49239 includes:
- a CDS encoding class I SAM-dependent methyltransferase, translating to MKGQDWYQADEVAEEYEDVRFSGGGELIDQREKEAVLSALGPIEEGHRVLEVACGTGRFTTMLADQGAHIVGIDISREMLEQGRQKAAEAGLSDTVEFVRGDASRLPFPDDHFDTVVAMRFFHLMDDPAPFLAELCRVSADQVFFDTFNSRSLRTLYTWLLPMGSRLYSERQVAAMLSEADLTLSGEEHDFVLPYGFYRELPGPVAKPFRALDELVGNTIPGDYVASVSYWNARVPAGKNGSGGSVDSENNAGAE from the coding sequence GTGAAGGGACAGGACTGGTACCAGGCCGACGAGGTCGCGGAAGAATACGAGGACGTACGGTTCTCAGGCGGCGGGGAGCTCATCGATCAGCGCGAGAAGGAAGCAGTCCTCTCGGCGCTCGGACCGATCGAGGAGGGACACCGCGTACTCGAGGTCGCCTGCGGCACCGGCCGGTTCACGACGATGCTCGCGGACCAGGGTGCCCACATCGTCGGAATCGACATCTCCCGCGAGATGCTCGAACAGGGGCGCCAGAAGGCGGCCGAAGCGGGACTCTCAGACACCGTGGAGTTCGTCCGCGGCGACGCCTCCCGGCTCCCGTTCCCGGACGACCACTTCGACACGGTGGTCGCGATGCGGTTTTTCCACCTGATGGACGACCCGGCGCCGTTCCTCGCAGAGCTGTGCCGCGTCAGCGCCGATCAGGTGTTCTTCGACACGTTCAACAGCCGCAGCCTGCGGACGCTGTACACCTGGCTCCTCCCGATGGGGTCCCGACTCTACTCCGAGCGCCAGGTCGCAGCCATGCTCAGCGAGGCGGATTTGACGCTCTCCGGTGAGGAACACGACTTCGTGCTCCCGTACGGGTTCTACCGCGAGCTTCCGGGCCCCGTCGCAAAACCGTTCCGGGCTCTCGACGAGCTCGTCGGCAACACGATACCGGGAGATTACGTGGCGTCCGTCTCCTACTGGAACGCTCGGGTCCCCGCAGGCAAAAATGGGTCTGGGGGTTCTGTAGACAGCGAAAACAACGCGGGCGCCGAGTGA
- a CDS encoding TRAM domain-containing protein translates to MEISEKLLCLFSADVREEDGEYVVEVPRREIETGSLEPGETYRVALISQGESETAGTTDEGVDTSASRADDGPQPPVEPGEMRYVEIEDLGKQGDGIARVERGYVIIVPDTEVGERVKIEVTEVKSNFAVGEVVEKAV, encoded by the coding sequence ATGGAGATCTCAGAGAAGCTCCTTTGTCTGTTCAGCGCCGATGTTCGCGAGGAGGACGGCGAGTACGTCGTGGAGGTCCCGCGACGCGAAATCGAGACCGGATCGCTGGAGCCGGGTGAGACGTACCGCGTCGCGCTCATCTCACAGGGCGAGTCCGAAACGGCCGGGACGACCGACGAGGGCGTCGATACCTCGGCATCCCGCGCTGACGACGGGCCGCAGCCACCGGTCGAGCCCGGGGAGATGCGCTACGTCGAGATCGAGGATCTCGGCAAGCAGGGCGACGGGATCGCCCGCGTCGAGCGGGGGTACGTGATCATCGTCCCGGACACGGAGGTCGGCGAGCGCGTTAAGATCGAGGTAACGGAGGTCAAATCGAACTTCGCGGTCGGTGAAGTCGTCGAGAAGGCAGTCTAG
- a CDS encoding helix-turn-helix domain-containing protein, with protein MRYVRVEFAFPPSVRHPMHDFLDDGDGWRTELLTWRRLPDETLVTLFRVVAPREWYLERLRTVDSIDRFETAPGDDAFYLKAYERLGGPLETFFDAFVDTEFLSVPPVVYRSGGRLSFGLIGPPNQLRDVLSAVPDPIDVTVERVGSYGGRRLAGANLTERQREALCAARRVGYYDVPRSGSVADVAEAIECSPSTAGAHLRKGEAALVDTYLDG; from the coding sequence ATGCGATACGTTCGCGTAGAGTTCGCGTTTCCGCCGTCGGTCCGACATCCGATGCACGACTTCCTCGACGACGGCGACGGGTGGCGGACCGAGCTGTTGACGTGGCGGCGACTCCCCGACGAGACGCTCGTCACGCTGTTCCGCGTCGTCGCCCCCCGAGAGTGGTACCTCGAACGCCTGCGAACCGTCGACTCGATCGACCGCTTCGAGACGGCTCCCGGCGACGACGCCTTCTACCTCAAGGCGTACGAGCGGCTCGGCGGGCCGCTGGAGACGTTTTTCGATGCGTTCGTCGACACGGAGTTCCTCTCTGTGCCGCCGGTCGTGTACCGATCGGGCGGCCGGCTGTCGTTCGGGCTGATCGGCCCGCCGAACCAGTTGCGGGACGTTCTCTCCGCCGTTCCAGACCCGATCGATGTCACGGTCGAACGGGTCGGGTCGTACGGCGGCCGACGGTTGGCCGGCGCCAACCTCACGGAGCGCCAGCGAGAGGCGCTTTGCGCCGCGCGTCGCGTCGGGTACTACGACGTGCCCCGATCCGGTTCGGTCGCCGACGTCGCCGAGGCGATCGAGTGTTCGCCGTCGACGGCCGGCGCCCACCTCCGCAAAGGAGAGGCGGCGCTCGTCGACACCTATCTGGATGGCTGA
- a CDS encoding cytochrome P450 translates to MCNPITRSDDDRARQSGGSERTDTADADVDVADAPPPPDPGGLPVLGNVHELASDALGFYERRSAEYGGIVRYDVFGTESYLVTDPGAIGRILVEDHDRFVKGEMPREQLGGLLGDGLFLAEGEAWREQRTAIRSAFFRERVAAYGDSMVEHAREAVDSWGDGAVVDVHAASTEYAFAVLAESLLGSDIEGERETVRAAAEAITDRFDMSRPTSFLPEWLPTPANRRYRRRLGALRATIRDLVTERRAAGPPADPSAADDLLGTLVAAAKLGALDDEELVDNAVTFLFAGHETSALGLTYALYCLARRPAFQDRIRSEIAPLHGDPTPADLRECPALTAAVDEALRLYPPVHSFFREPTEPIALGEYRIPSGVVLTLAPWSVHRDGRWWNAPETYRPERWLRETEDGGVVHGDDRSGPAVGEHPEHAFFPFGGGPRHCIGMRFARQELRLAVATILRRVRLEPVTEELSLQASANTRPDGPVHVRILTRDEPSDPESLDQDEPSKTSW, encoded by the coding sequence ATGTGCAACCCGATCACCCGCTCCGACGACGATCGAGCGCGACAGTCCGGCGGTAGCGAACGCACCGACACCGCCGACGCCGACGTCGACGTCGCGGATGCTCCGCCGCCGCCAGATCCCGGCGGACTCCCGGTGCTCGGCAACGTCCACGAGCTCGCGAGCGATGCGCTCGGGTTCTATGAACGCCGATCCGCGGAGTACGGTGGGATCGTCCGGTACGACGTGTTCGGGACGGAGAGCTACCTCGTGACCGATCCCGGGGCGATCGGGCGGATCCTCGTCGAAGACCACGATCGGTTCGTGAAAGGCGAGATGCCTCGTGAGCAGCTCGGCGGCCTCCTCGGAGACGGATTGTTCCTCGCCGAGGGGGAGGCGTGGCGCGAGCAGCGCACGGCGATCCGATCGGCGTTCTTCCGCGAGCGGGTCGCCGCCTACGGCGACTCGATGGTCGAACACGCTCGCGAGGCGGTGGATTCGTGGGGGGACGGCGCGGTCGTCGACGTGCACGCGGCGTCGACCGAGTACGCCTTCGCCGTCCTCGCGGAGAGCCTGCTCGGAAGCGATATCGAGGGCGAGCGCGAGACCGTTCGGGCGGCGGCCGAGGCTATCACCGATCGGTTCGACATGAGTCGTCCGACCTCGTTCCTCCCCGAGTGGCTCCCAACTCCCGCAAACCGACGGTACCGACGCCGGCTCGGCGCCCTTCGCGCGACGATACGCGACCTCGTCACTGAGCGGCGGGCCGCCGGCCCGCCCGCCGACCCGAGCGCCGCGGACGACCTCCTCGGTACCCTCGTCGCGGCCGCGAAGCTTGGTGCGCTCGACGACGAGGAGCTAGTCGATAACGCGGTGACGTTCCTCTTCGCCGGCCACGAGACGAGCGCGCTCGGACTGACGTACGCGCTGTACTGTCTCGCGCGCCGCCCCGCGTTTCAGGACCGCATTCGCTCCGAAATCGCACCACTCCACGGAGATCCGACGCCCGCGGACCTCCGCGAGTGCCCCGCGCTGACCGCGGCGGTCGACGAGGCGCTCCGCCTGTATCCCCCGGTCCACTCCTTTTTCAGGGAGCCGACCGAGCCGATCGCGCTCGGCGAGTACCGCATCCCGTCCGGGGTCGTGCTCACGCTTGCACCGTGGTCGGTCCACCGCGACGGGCGCTGGTGGAACGCTCCCGAGACGTACCGCCCCGAACGCTGGCTCCGTGAGACCGAGGACGGCGGTGTCGTGCACGGCGACGACCGTTCCGGCCCGGCGGTGGGGGAACACCCCGAACACGCCTTCTTCCCGTTCGGTGGGGGGCCGCGACACTGCATCGGGATGCGCTTCGCGCGACAGGAACTCCGGCTCGCGGTCGCGACGATTCTCCGTCGGGTGCGGCTGGAACCCGTGACGGAGGAACTGTCGCTGCAGGCGAGCGCGAACACCCGACCGGACGGACCGGTACACGTGCGGATCCTCACGCGAGACGAGCCGTCCGATCCAGAGTCGCTCGACCAAGACGAGCCGTCCAAGACTAGTTGGTAA
- a CDS encoding bactofilin family protein — protein MSLSSSTARRRRLAVALALVALLSPLAAGLATAQSVQGASGTIVVDEGETVDRVEGVAGTIVVHGTVEGDLSGAAGLIRIAETGRVDGNVQVAAGTVVVDGAVGGNAELGAGSFELTETGRIDGSLDAGAGSISVDGAVGGDVRAAADSVVIGPNADVGGEFRYDAGTFTQSPDATVAGGVVEDTSLRGDTGVGFGGDLVPLWFGSAYGVAVNLVLGAVLLLAFPRFSDDVADRVSEGPLASGGVGLLALIATPIFLALVAITIVGIPLALVGIVAYVVALWIGSVYGRYALGSWVLDRLDSPNRWVALLLGVVGVALIGLVPWIGELVDLLVLLLGLGALALALWGRYRGRDDAIVSDSDPVEMD, from the coding sequence ATGAGCCTCTCAAGTAGCACCGCTCGTCGTCGTCGTCTCGCCGTCGCGCTCGCGCTCGTCGCGCTCCTCTCGCCGCTCGCGGCGGGACTCGCGACAGCCCAATCGGTCCAGGGCGCGTCCGGGACGATCGTCGTCGACGAGGGTGAGACGGTTGACCGCGTCGAGGGCGTGGCCGGCACGATTGTCGTGCACGGCACCGTTGAGGGTGACCTCTCCGGCGCGGCCGGCTTGATCCGGATCGCGGAAACGGGCCGCGTCGACGGAAACGTTCAGGTCGCCGCCGGAACCGTGGTCGTCGACGGCGCGGTCGGCGGGAACGCCGAGCTCGGGGCCGGCTCCTTCGAGCTGACGGAGACGGGCCGAATCGACGGCTCGCTCGACGCCGGCGCGGGCTCGATCAGCGTCGACGGCGCTGTCGGCGGAGACGTTCGGGCGGCCGCCGATTCGGTCGTTATCGGTCCCAACGCGGACGTCGGCGGCGAGTTCCGGTACGACGCCGGCACGTTCACCCAGAGCCCGGACGCGACCGTCGCCGGTGGCGTCGTGGAGGACACGAGCCTCCGCGGCGACACCGGGGTCGGCTTTGGGGGCGACCTCGTTCCGCTGTGGTTCGGGTCTGCGTACGGCGTCGCCGTCAACCTCGTGCTGGGCGCGGTCCTCCTGCTCGCGTTCCCTCGCTTCTCGGACGATGTCGCGGATCGGGTCAGCGAGGGACCGCTCGCCAGCGGCGGGGTCGGGCTCCTCGCGCTGATCGCTACCCCAATCTTCCTCGCCCTCGTGGCGATCACGATCGTCGGTATTCCGCTGGCGCTCGTCGGGATCGTGGCCTACGTCGTCGCGCTCTGGATCGGATCCGTGTACGGTCGGTACGCCCTCGGATCGTGGGTGCTCGACCGACTCGACAGCCCGAACCGGTGGGTCGCGCTCCTGCTCGGCGTCGTCGGGGTCGCCCTGATCGGGCTGGTTCCGTGGATCGGTGAACTCGTCGACCTGCTCGTCCTCCTGCTCGGACTCGGCGCGCTCGCGCTCGCGCTCTGGGGCCGGTACCGGGGACGCGACGACGCGATCGTCTCCGACAGCGACCCGGTCGAGATGGACTGA
- a CDS encoding dihydrodipicolinate synthase family protein, producing the protein MREPKFRHGAVSSPIVTPFDADDDFDADALASHVETIVDAGLDGIVPCGTTGEFASLTDEERRTAVETTVEAANGRVPVIAGAADTTVSGVRDRLRFAAEAGADAGLITLPYYHTSTDPDGQRAFFERVADDAPLPIYLYDIPATVGESIDPDVVADLAAHESVVGLKDTSGDISAVDTAIDRTSEEFTVFQGVDALLYPSASLGVDGGINALSQVIPEVFVSLGEALRAGDDDRALALHREAIAPLFARCGDHGFAPAAKVAATHRGFIPDPRVRPPLTLPDAAAREAIAADVDAALDAV; encoded by the coding sequence ATGAGGGAGCCGAAATTCCGACACGGAGCCGTCTCGTCCCCGATCGTGACGCCGTTCGACGCCGATGACGATTTCGACGCCGACGCACTTGCGAGCCACGTCGAGACCATCGTCGACGCCGGCCTCGACGGGATCGTCCCTTGCGGGACGACCGGCGAGTTCGCCAGCCTCACCGACGAGGAGCGTCGAACGGCCGTCGAGACCACCGTCGAGGCGGCCAATGGTCGAGTCCCCGTGATTGCCGGCGCGGCGGACACGACCGTCTCGGGCGTGCGCGACCGGCTCCGATTCGCCGCCGAGGCAGGCGCCGACGCGGGGCTCATCACGCTCCCGTACTACCACACCTCGACGGATCCCGACGGTCAGCGAGCTTTCTTCGAGCGGGTCGCCGACGATGCCCCGCTCCCGATCTATCTGTACGACATCCCGGCGACAGTCGGCGAGTCGATCGACCCCGATGTCGTCGCCGACCTCGCCGCACACGAGTCGGTCGTCGGGCTGAAAGACACCAGCGGCGATATTTCGGCGGTGGATACCGCTATCGACCGGACCTCGGAGGAGTTTACCGTCTTCCAGGGCGTCGACGCCCTGCTCTACCCGAGCGCATCACTCGGCGTCGACGGCGGGATCAACGCGCTCTCGCAGGTGATCCCCGAGGTCTTCGTCTCGCTCGGTGAGGCGCTCCGTGCCGGCGACGACGACCGCGCACTGGCGCTCCACCGGGAGGCGATCGCCCCGCTTTTCGCCCGATGTGGCGACCACGGCTTCGCGCCCGCCGCGAAGGTCGCGGCCACTCACCGCGGGTTCATTCCAGACCCCCGGGTCCGCCCGCCGCTTACGCTTCCCGACGCGGCGGCACGCGAGGCGATCGCCGCCGATGTCGACGCAGCGCTGGACGCGGTGTGA
- a CDS encoding YkgJ family cysteine cluster protein, giving the protein MESLEAELDGARDLDPGELADAIESIGFECTRCGGCCTGYAPDEPGGAPAGEGADDPADREPHTATVFPDEVREVVDAAEVQFGESYDWRDAARPMPFGLSEGDDGEPAGETFEWALATDDCGDCTFYEETGGQGACTVHDARPLICQTYPFSVALDGTSQPMGEAVDAEGAVRAHECEGLGRDISREDAEALAAALKERAVRELEEAIGVRDGYDPTAGERSDGDVVVFDSEGAKAADGTPIDGD; this is encoded by the coding sequence ATGGAATCGCTCGAAGCCGAGCTCGATGGCGCCCGCGACCTCGACCCCGGCGAGCTCGCCGACGCCATCGAGTCGATCGGCTTCGAGTGCACGCGCTGTGGGGGCTGCTGTACGGGCTACGCCCCCGATGAACCGGGCGGTGCGCCGGCGGGGGAGGGGGCGGACGACCCCGCCGACCGCGAACCCCACACGGCCACCGTCTTCCCGGACGAGGTCCGCGAAGTCGTCGACGCCGCCGAGGTGCAGTTCGGCGAGTCGTACGACTGGCGCGACGCCGCCCGCCCGATGCCCTTCGGACTCTCAGAGGGCGACGACGGCGAGCCCGCGGGTGAGACGTTCGAGTGGGCGCTCGCGACCGACGACTGCGGCGACTGCACCTTTTACGAGGAGACGGGCGGGCAAGGGGCCTGCACGGTCCACGACGCTCGCCCGCTCATCTGTCAAACCTACCCGTTCAGCGTCGCGCTCGACGGGACGAGCCAGCCGATGGGCGAGGCGGTCGACGCCGAGGGTGCCGTCCGCGCCCACGAGTGCGAGGGGCTCGGCCGCGATATCTCACGCGAGGACGCCGAGGCGCTGGCCGCGGCGCTCAAAGAGCGCGCGGTCCGCGAACTGGAGGAGGCGATCGGCGTCCGCGACGGCTACGACCCGACCGCCGGAGAGCGCTCCGACGGCGACGTGGTCGTCTTCGACTCCGAAGGGGCGAAAGCGGCGGACGGGACACCGATCGACGGAGACTGA
- a CDS encoding DUF5788 family protein yields MKEYERKGLLERVNREAATVGAEIPEAIEIQGEPIELQSFVFEIKRRDTVPPGERERVEQAKRNLRRERLERLEPIEENEVSYAEGEALAASIIGIDRALDALEGLDAPAPETEAKRQEAADRKRWMSFLKKALGRDSAGGTRGRTRF; encoded by the coding sequence GTGAAGGAGTACGAACGGAAGGGGCTCCTCGAACGCGTCAACCGCGAGGCCGCGACGGTGGGCGCGGAGATCCCCGAGGCAATCGAGATCCAAGGCGAACCGATCGAACTGCAGTCGTTCGTCTTCGAGATCAAGCGCCGCGACACGGTCCCGCCCGGCGAGCGCGAGCGGGTCGAACAGGCGAAGCGGAACCTCCGGCGCGAGCGCTTAGAACGGCTCGAACCCATCGAGGAGAACGAGGTGAGCTACGCCGAGGGCGAGGCGCTGGCGGCGTCGATCATCGGGATCGACCGCGCGCTCGACGCCTTGGAGGGGCTCGACGCGCCCGCTCCGGAGACGGAGGCGAAGCGGCAGGAGGCGGCCGACCGCAAGCGCTGGATGAGCTTCCTCAAAAAGGCGCTCGGACGGGACAGTGCAGGCGGGACACGCGGTCGGACGCGGTTCTAA
- a CDS encoding Rieske (2Fe-2S) protein gives MDADRRIAAVDEVPEDSTLLVTLRPIDPKSVDDGEGDVGESEDGTPEAEAILTRAAGEVRAFRNYCQHWTDVRLDKDDGAFVRNGEVFCQKHGATFEADGGYCNFGPCEGAVLESVDVTVDGDAVYLVDDAYEFVRLGHSNRDGDSGDSRIDFTGN, from the coding sequence ATGGATGCAGACCGTCGGATCGCCGCCGTCGACGAGGTGCCCGAGGACAGCACGCTCCTCGTGACGCTGCGGCCGATCGACCCCAAGAGCGTCGACGACGGCGAGGGCGACGTGGGCGAGTCCGAGGACGGGACGCCCGAGGCGGAGGCGATTCTCACGCGGGCGGCCGGCGAGGTGCGCGCGTTCCGCAACTACTGTCAACACTGGACCGACGTGCGCCTCGATAAGGACGACGGGGCGTTCGTCCGCAACGGCGAGGTGTTCTGCCAGAAGCACGGCGCCACCTTCGAGGCCGACGGCGGCTACTGCAACTTCGGTCCCTGCGAGGGGGCCGTCCTGGAGTCGGTCGACGTGACCGTCGACGGCGACGCGGTATACCTCGTCGACGACGCCTACGAGTTCGTCCGGCTCGGCCACTCGAACCGTGACGGCGACAGCGGTGACTCGCGGATCGACTTCACGGGGAATTAG